The nucleotide sequence ACGCCGGTCTCGTCGCAGGAACTTTCAAAACCGAGAATGATCATGTCCGGCAGTTTACTGCGACGGCTACCCGCTATTGCGACGCCGCGCCGCTATGGCGATGCCCCCGCTACTGCGACGCCACCTTATGGCGATGCCCCGCTACTGCACCGCCACCGCTATTGCAGGCCTCCCGTTAGCGCGACGCCACCGGTACTGCCGCGCCTCTGTTACCGCGCCTCTGTTACCGCGCCCCTGTTACCGCGCCCCGTTACCGCACCCCGTTACCGCACCCCGTTACCGCGCCCCGTTACCGCACCCCGTTACCGCACCCCGTTACCGCGCCCCGTTACCGCGCCCCGGTTACCTCGCCCCTGTTACCACGCCCTGTTACCGCGCGCCCGTTACCGCGCGCCCCGGCTGCCCCGACGCGCCTCGCCCGGCGGGAGCGTTCCTTGCCGTCGCCGCCCTCCATGCAAGACGGCCGACGGCCTGGCGATGCGCGGACGTGCCCTCGGCACGGGGAAGTGGTATTTTCGCGCCTTGGCCGATAACCCCGCGACGACGGGACTGCCTGGGAGAGGCGCATGCTGGATCGACTTTTTCGCTTGACCGAACACGGGACCACCACTCGCGGCGAGATCGTCGCGGGCCTGACAACGTTCCTGACGATGTCCTACATCATCTTCGTGAACCCGGACATCCTGTCGACCACCGGCATGGACCGCGACGCCGTCTTCGTCGCCACCTGCCTGGCGGCGGCGCTGGGATCGCTGGTCATGGGCCTGCTGGCCAACTGGCCCATCGGCATGGCCCCGGGCATGGGCTTGAACGCGTTCTTCGCCTTCACGGTGGTCAAGGCGATGGGCTATTCCTGGCAGCAGGCGCTGGGCGCGGTGTTCATTTCCGGCCTGATCTTCCTGCTGCTGACCGTGACCGGCATACGCGGCTGGCTGATCAAAGGCATCCCGCAATCGCTGCGCAGCGCCATCGCGGCGGGCATCGGCCTGTTCCTGGCGATCATCGCGCTGTCCAATGCCGGCATCGTGGTCGCCAACCCGGCCACCAAGGTCAGCCTGGGCGACCTGCGCACGCACGGACCGCTGTTCGCCATCCTGGGCTTTTTCATCATCGCGGCGCTGGATGCGCTGCGCGTGCGCGGTGCCATCCTGATCGGCATCCTGGTGGTGACGGTGCTGTCCATGGTGCTGGGCTACAACAGCTTCCATGGCCTGTTTTCCTCGCCGCCCAGCCTGGCGCCGACCTTTCTGCAGCTGGACATCGCCGGGGCGCTGCACAGCGGCTTCTTCCACGTCATCCTGGTCTTCGTGCTGGTGGAGATTTTCGACGCCACGGGCACCCTGATCGGGGTGGCCAAGCGCGCGGGCCTGATCCCGGAGGGCAAGCCCAACAACCTGGGCCGCGCCCTGTTCGCCGACAGCGCCGCCATCGTGGCCGGCTCGGCCCTGGGCACCAGCAGCACGACGGCCTATGTGGAAAGCGCGTCCGGCGTGCAGGCCGGCGGACGCACCGGGCTGACGGCCGTCGTGGTCGCGCTGCTCTTCCTGGCGGCGCTTTTCATCTCGCCCCTGGCCGGGTCGGTGCCTGCGTATGCCACGGCCCCCGCCCTGCTCTACGTGGCTGGCCTGATGATGCGCGAGCTGATCGAGGTCGACTGGAACGATGTGGCCGAAGCCACGCCGGCCGCCCTGACCGCGCTGGTGATGCCCTTCACCTACTCCGTCGCCAACGGCCTGGCCTTCGGCTTCATCAGTTATGTCGTACTCAAGACCCTGACGGGCAAGGCCCGCGAGGTGCACGCTGCGACGTGGCTGGTGGCTGCCCTGTTCGTGATCCGATTCGCGTTCTTCGCCGGATGAGGAAGCGATAGGCCTTTCGTCGCCATGGGAAGGCGATGCGCCCCCAGCCCCGGCCGAGAAAGCCGCCGCAGCCTGCATTGACCTGGCGCGCAGCGCGCGCCACGGAGCGGGGGCGCCATTGGCCCGAAGAGAAAAACGGCCAGGCGCGCTAAAATACACGGTTTTACAGACCCGCTGTTTCAAGCTCGCTGCTTCATGACCTACGCCGTCAAGGAAATTTTCAAGACCCTGCAGGGCGAAGGGGCGCAGGCGGGACGTGCCGCGGTGTTTTGCCGCTTTGCGGGCTGCAACCTGTGGTCGGGCCGCGAAAGCGACCGCGCCACCGCCGCCTGTACCTTCTGCGATACCGATTTCGTCGGCACCGATGGGCCGGGCGGCGGCAAGTTCGCCACGGCCGACCTGCTGGCCGACGCCCTCGCCGCCGAATGGGGAACCGACGCCTTCAACCGCTACGTGGTATTCACGGGCGGCGAACCGCTGCTGCAGCTCGATGGCGCCCTGGTGGATGCCGTGCACGCGCGCGGCTTCACCATCGCCATCGAAACCAACGGCACCATGCAGCCTCCGCCAGGCATCGATTGGATATGCGTCAGCCCCAAGGGCAAGGCGCCGGTCGTGCTGCGCGCCGGAAACGAGCTGAAGCTGGTCTACCCCCAGGCCGACGCGCGCCCGGAAGCCTTTGCCGGCCTGGAGTTCGACCACTTCTTCCTGCAGCCCATGGACGGGCCGGCGCGCGTCGCCAATACGCAGGCTATCGTCGACTACTGCATGCGCCATCCGCAATGGCGGCTCAGCCTGCAAACCCATAAATACATAGGCATCCCATGAACAGCCCCACCGGCGCGGCGCCGGGCACGATTTCCGTTACCCGCCGGCTGGAATTCGACGCCGGCCACCGCATCCCCGACCACCGCAGCCAGTGCCGCAACATGCACGGGCATCGCTACGTACTGGAAGTCACGCTGGAAGGCCAGGTCATCGATGCGCCCGGCGCCTCGGACAACGGCATGGTCATGGACTTCTCCGACATCAAGGCGATCGCCCGCGAACACCTGGTGGACCGCTGGGACCATGCCTTCCTGGTCTATGCGGGCGATGAAGCGGTGCGCGGCTTCCTGGAAAGCCTGCCCGGGCACAAGACCGTAGTGCTGGACCGCATTCCCACGGTGGAAAACCTGGCCCGCATCGCCTTCGATATCCTGCGCCCCCACTATCACCGTCAATTCGGCGGCGACCTGCGGCTGGCGCGCGTGCGGCTGTACGAGACGCCTAATTGCTGGGCGGATTGCGAAGGCTGATTTCAGTCACCAGTTCGATCAGCGGAATCCGACCCCGACAAGTCGGTCTGCGTTGCGATTCGTCGGCTCTGAATTGCCATAGCCGGAGCCTCGCTTGTCCTGAGCGCGTAGAAGAACACCTCACGCCGATGGCGCTATAAGGGCCATCTGTAGACCGACCGCCCGAGTCCTCGAAAAATCCGTCCGCTCATTCGGCACGTGCGGTACGCCCCTGCCTGCGCCGGCGGTCCTTTCGAACCCCGGCCCGGTGGCGCAAGCCTGGGTTTTCGTGCCAGACCCGGCTCAAAAAAGACACGGCCTTGCCCTGGCTCTGCCACCGCCCAGATTGCCGGAATTCAGCGGCGCAAAAACAAAACTTTCCGCCATAGATTTAAAAGCCGGCTCTCGTTCAAATCGATACGCTGCCACAGCGACCCATGAGCGCGCTATCAGACCGCATCCAACTTTGGGCCTGCGGACCGAGCCCACGACGGGCTGGCGTCAAATGGCTTGACAAAGCGATACTGACAAAGGCAAGGAGAAGCATCATGAGTCTGGCGAAGCTTACCGGAGACATCGACAAGCGGCCCCAAGCCGATGGATTCGCGACACATACCGCCACGGTGACATGTGAAGCCGATGATGTGAAGGTCATGTATTTCCACCTTCCTCGGGATCGATCCGCCTTATTCCTGCGACCGGAGAGCGGCACGCTCGACAACGACATGAAAACGTTGACGGTCGGCAATGGCAATGAAGCGCTGAAGCAGGTGAAGGTCGAATTCTTCGACCTGAACACCAATGGTGAAACGGTCACCCTGACGGCAGAAGTGGGCATATGGGAAAACGGCTGGAGGTCTTATTCAACCACGCCACCCGGTGTGGAATTCTCCTTCAGTCCCCACACGCAGTCGGCTACGATGGATTGCGGCCTGGTGCAGGTAAAGACAACCGCCACCACAAATCCGGATTTCTGGTGCCCTTCCGGGAACAGGCTGGCTTTGACGAAGGATGCGTCGTCGGAGGACACGCGCGTATTAATAAGGTTCGTTTCGGAAGACCAGGTCCGGTTCATCTGCGGCCAAGGAGAATTACACAGAGGCGGCTATTCCGGCATTCGCCCGGACAGCTGGTACCTGGAATTCGGATCTCTCGGCACGGATTTCGTCATGCGCGAATACGACCCCGATCTCGGCACGTTCAAACTCTGGGATCCGGAAACCGATAGTATGGTGGCCCTGGTTCAACAGCCATATGGATATGACGTTTGGCTACCCATGCTTGTCAGCGACCACGAGGGAGCGACGTTCTCCTTCAACTATCTGACACAGAAGCCAGTTCCCCCAAGCACATCCTTTCCCTATAAGGTCTCGCTGTCGGGTAATAATTCTTTATTGCCCCAAGCCGATGGTGTTTCCCCTCACACCGCAACCGCCACCATCGTTCGACGACGCGCGGAAGCACCTGAGTTT is from Bordetella bronchialis and encodes:
- a CDS encoding NCS2 family permease — its product is MLDRLFRLTEHGTTTRGEIVAGLTTFLTMSYIIFVNPDILSTTGMDRDAVFVATCLAAALGSLVMGLLANWPIGMAPGMGLNAFFAFTVVKAMGYSWQQALGAVFISGLIFLLLTVTGIRGWLIKGIPQSLRSAIAAGIGLFLAIIALSNAGIVVANPATKVSLGDLRTHGPLFAILGFFIIAALDALRVRGAILIGILVVTVLSMVLGYNSFHGLFSSPPSLAPTFLQLDIAGALHSGFFHVILVFVLVEIFDATGTLIGVAKRAGLIPEGKPNNLGRALFADSAAIVAGSALGTSSTTAYVESASGVQAGGRTGLTAVVVALLFLAALFISPLAGSVPAYATAPALLYVAGLMMRELIEVDWNDVAEATPAALTALVMPFTYSVANGLAFGFISYVVLKTLTGKAREVHAATWLVAALFVIRFAFFAG
- the queE gene encoding 7-carboxy-7-deazaguanine synthase is translated as MTYAVKEIFKTLQGEGAQAGRAAVFCRFAGCNLWSGRESDRATAACTFCDTDFVGTDGPGGGKFATADLLADALAAEWGTDAFNRYVVFTGGEPLLQLDGALVDAVHARGFTIAIETNGTMQPPPGIDWICVSPKGKAPVVLRAGNELKLVYPQADARPEAFAGLEFDHFFLQPMDGPARVANTQAIVDYCMRHPQWRLSLQTHKYIGIP
- the queD gene encoding 6-carboxytetrahydropterin synthase QueD, with the protein product MNSPTGAAPGTISVTRRLEFDAGHRIPDHRSQCRNMHGHRYVLEVTLEGQVIDAPGASDNGMVMDFSDIKAIAREHLVDRWDHAFLVYAGDEAVRGFLESLPGHKTVVLDRIPTVENLARIAFDILRPHYHRQFGGDLRLARVRLYETPNCWADCEG